The genomic stretch AGTCATCAGAAACATGCCGATAAGCATAATGCCAATTAAGTTGATTGGGTACAAATACTACATAAGGTTTGTGACCTATAAAACTAAGTATTTCATCAGGTAATTCCAGCTTGGGAGAATCCAAAAATGCAGAATCTACTGTAGCTACATACCGAATGCCCAACTCCTGTGCCAAGGACTCAGACTTCTTGTCACGGATAGATAAAAAAGAAAAATAATGTAACATTTCAACACTTAGTTTTTTAAACTGCCGATTACTTCGTGTTACAACAGGAAAAGGGCCAAACGAACGCCCATAATAAACCAAAGGTTTTCCTATATATTTAGCAAGTTGTAACATAAACAGATGCCACCAGTTCTGAAACCCTCCCATACAAATGCCTCCAGGTGCACACAACACTACATCCGATTCCTTATATAACTTCATTATATTGAAAATCATCGGATGTAAATGCCAAATCCAACGTACATTGTAAATCATACCCAATTTGGACAAACATCCCATTCCCCTCATTTCAGAAAGATTGACATAGGTCACTTGTGGTAAATGTACATCAAACTGGTGTATGCTGTCAGGATTTGCACCAATGAACAATACTGTCACACGTACATTCTTCTTTTCCTTGCAAACAGCTCTCAACAAAGCTTTATGAGCCGATTCGTCCCCACGATTGTTTAGAGGTTGATTTATCATTAAAATATTCATGACTTTATTATTAAAACATTCAAACCACTCAATCCTTTACCTTCTCTATAGCTCCTAATGGCTATTATTACCATAATATGAGTTGTTTCGCTAGATGATTATACTATTGGTCTTTGATTCAAAACGAAAGTATATATTTAAATATGAAATTCTAAATTGAGGACTCATACCAATATCATTTCTTTAATATGAATTTTATTGTGTTGTTCATCCCCTCGTGTCCAAACAGGAATTTAACAACTTTCTTAGCTGTTCCTTTCAAACTTTTATCTATTTCGATATTCCACATTCTCTTTAACGCATCATTCTCATCTTTCACATGGGTAAAAACCTCAAAAATCATCGATTTTTCTGCTAATTCGGGAGTAACGAAACGAGGATAAACCTTATCAAACTCTTCCTTACTAGACGCAGACAAGTACTCGAATCCCAAATCCTCCGCATAATGGCGGACTAATACAGATGATTGGTTACCGAAATGGTTTTCCGCTGAAATATAAGACTCTATGTCATTCACACAAGTAATGATGTTTGTTTGCTTGAACAACAGAAATTCTGCCCCAAGAGAATTATTAATCAACAAAACCCGCAGGTTGTTCCCAATATGACGGTTACCAAGCGAATTAATGTCGTAAAAGAAAGACAAGTCGCCGACTACTCCAAAATAAAGTTTCTCAGGATGAATCAAAGAAGCACCTATCAAAGAAGAGAGGTTACCATCGATACCAAATCCACCCTGGTTGCAATAAATATCCACCGTGGGATGAAATCTGAAATAACTCCATGAACGCAAGGGGCTTAATATACCCAAATGCATAACTGAATTTTCAGGTATTTTGTCGTGTAGCCGAGAAGCCACATAGATATGAGAGAAAGGAAGTTCCGGCAATTTACCCAAAATCCGCTTCTCCATATTCAAACATGACATAAGATAGGAATCATCTCCATTTTCTTCTTTGGCCATTGCCACATAGTGGCTCCAAAAATCTCCTTCAGACATTTCGAAAACAGCGCTTAGCTTTCCATATCTATCAGACAATTTTCCGTCCTGACAAACCCTCCATACTTCTTTAGGGGTTCCTACCATTCCTGCCTCATCCGACATATCCCCGATGTGTATCAGTAAATCAGGATTTTTATTAGTGTCTGCTATGCTTTGGCAAGCAGGTAAATTATAATTTACACAATACTTTCCATGATAATTGGCAGTAGCATCACAAAACGCGACTGCATTGTATGCGTGGCAAAACGCCTCCAACAAAGCCGCATCCTCAGGCTTCCATTTCGAATGCGACCCAATATAAACAGCAGTCTTTCTTTTATGGATTGGTGGAAGTTTACCATGAGGCAAATAACGATGAATAACCTTCACGGATGGCAATTCTCTTATGGAAAAGTTATGGCTATAACGGGTTGTCAGATTAATGTGGACAGGCCCTCTTCCGTGGTGGTCAAGTTCCAAAATCGCACGGTTGGCTTTTAACGTTACATTCCATTCATCATCCTCATCTTTGACCGTTTGCAAATGTTCACTGCATTTCACGATGTCAGAAGGTTGCTGATGTCGGTCAATGACTTGCGGAATAAGGTGACCAATCTTGGACTCTTCTTGTGTGGAAGTGACCGCCAATATGGGCAATTTACGGTAGAAAGCTTCTGTAAGTGCCGGGAAATAATTACGCGATGCCGTTGCTCCCGTACAACTTAACACTACCGGTTCTCCGCTTTCAGCAGCCATGCCACAAGCCATGTAGGCAGCGGAACGTTCATCCACACAACTGTACATTTCAAACCAAGGGTCCTGTTGTAAACTCCCTACGAAAGTGACATTAGCTGACCCGGGAGAAGCGATCACCTGTTTTATGCCATGTGCTTTAAGGAGAGCTATGAGTATCTGCACATTACGCTCATCAGTATAGTATTGTTCCATTTTCCAATCTAATTCTTTAAAAGTTATAATTCACATCATCAAACGTAATCAGTCCCGCTCCACCCGTCATGCAAACAATGTCTCCTACCACTGTCCTTCCCATGTCACTAACCAAGAAAACAGCCATGTTGGCTATTTCCTCAGGCAAAGCATAACGACCCAATGGATTTCCCTCGAATAAAAGGTTACTACTTACATCTTTCAAAATCATAGGAGTGACTGTTGGTCCAGGAGCAATGCCATTCACCACAATGCCGTAAGGTGCGAACGATTTGGCAAGTCCCAGTGTCAATCCTCGCAAGCCCCATTTCGATAGGGTATAAGCCGATGCAGCCGGTCGGAAAGACGAAGAAGAAGCAATATTCAAAATATTGCCTTTTATCTTATTTTGCTTCATGTTCCTTGCTACCATTTGCGAAAGGAAAAAAGTACCTTTCAGATTAGTATCTAATACAGCATCATACTCTTCCTCTGTAGCGGTGGATATATCTCCTCCAAGCAAGCCCGCATTGTTTACCAAAATGTCGATCTTTCCACAAATATGCTCAGCTTCTTTTAACCTTTCGGAAAAAGACTGGACATCACGGTTGTCAAGTAAAAGAAAATGAATTTCATTATCCATACCTATTGAGCATTGGTTCTTCAATTTATGAATTGAAGCAACCAATCTTGCTTCATCGCGTCCCGTGATACAAACTGACGCCCCACTCCTAAGAAACGCTTCGGCTATAGTATACCCAATGCCACTCGTGCCACCAGTGATAAGAGCCGTCCGTCCACAGAGTAATTTATTCGGTAGCAAAGTAACAATATTTGCTGTAACGTGTTGCACAGGTAATCCTGTCAACAGATAACGTCCTACTCTCTTTATATATTTCTTCAGTTCCATAATCTTCGTATGTTGATATACTTTAAAAATTCAAGTGACAAAATCTATTCATCAATACATCAATTTGAAAAAATCAACATTATCGGATTGAATACCCTTATACAACGATTTGAGAATATCAACTCAATGAATAAAACAACAAGAGATTTCATTCAAGCTTCTTACCAGCAAGCTTTGAAAACATCACTTTCACATAGTGCGGATATTTGTGAACCTTGACTATCCTTAACCATTTCCGAATAACTTTCATTTTCCGGACCCTTTTGAAATATCTCTTGTAACCTGTTTTTTTGAGCCAATGCAGCAACTTGTCACAATACGGGTAAACCGTGTCATCGTCAATCGAATCTATGATGTCCCAAATCCAACATGGATTATTCTCGTAATAGCGGTAGAAACGGACAAGGTGCGAAAACTTCTTTTCATCAAAGTTTACAAATCCCCAATCAACAGGTTTTTCTTTCACACAAAGGATGTTGAGCAATGTTCTCATACATTTATGGCACATACAACATTGCTCGGCATTGTCTTTACAACAAGCCCATATTTCAATTTTCTTACCATGAGCCGCACACCACGCAGCTATATTTTTCATTTTTTGGGAACGACGCATATATTGCCCGTCCTGCCCGGCAAAGGATATCCCGGCAAACTTTATCACATCGGACAGTTCTGGATTAGCCCCATCCTGATTGACTAACGGTTGATTTTCAATGGGTTCAAAAGTGCTTCCCATAATAAGAGTAGGTATGCCCATGGCATAAGCGAATGGTGCGGAAGAAAGTAGGTTACCCAAATATTTTATACCAAACCAACCGTCTGCCAGAAATGCCGCACTGTTGAGTGCAAAAATATGCCTCAAGTCATGCTGTATTTTTGAATCATCGAATATATCCATACGAAAATTATTCGTAACCATAAGCCAGTCACTTCCAGAAA from Phocaeicola dorei encodes the following:
- a CDS encoding polysaccharide pyruvyl transferase family protein, translating into MNILMINQPLNNRGDESAHKALLRAVCKEKKNVRVTVLFIGANPDSIHQFDVHLPQVTYVNLSEMRGMGCLSKLGMIYNVRWIWHLHPMIFNIMKLYKESDVVLCAPGGICMGGFQNWWHLFMLQLAKYIGKPLVYYGRSFGPFPVVTRSNRQFKKLSVEMLHYFSFLSIRDKKSESLAQELGIRYVATVDSAFLDSPKLELPDEILSFIGHKPYVVFVPNQLNWHYAYRHVSDDSLLTFYSSIIDLLIKRYPSHNIVMLPQLFNAGGWCDYLFFEKIKGRNPNAPLVSISDKYNSDVQQTVIAGAQSVIGARYHSIVFAINNGVPFISLSYEHKMSGLLCSLGGEEMMVDIVDTFISSENMQATIELIRSKLNVICLDQKLRFKAQNMAQNSFDKFVRSIFSICG
- a CDS encoding thiamine pyrophosphate-binding protein produces the protein MEQYYTDERNVQILIALLKAHGIKQVIASPGSANVTFVGSLQQDPWFEMYSCVDERSAAYMACGMAAESGEPVVLSCTGATASRNYFPALTEAFYRKLPILAVTSTQEESKIGHLIPQVIDRHQQPSDIVKCSEHLQTVKDEDDEWNVTLKANRAILELDHHGRGPVHINLTTRYSHNFSIRELPSVKVIHRYLPHGKLPPIHKRKTAVYIGSHSKWKPEDAALLEAFCHAYNAVAFCDATANYHGKYCVNYNLPACQSIADTNKNPDLLIHIGDMSDEAGMVGTPKEVWRVCQDGKLSDRYGKLSAVFEMSEGDFWSHYVAMAKEENGDDSYLMSCLNMEKRILGKLPELPFSHIYVASRLHDKIPENSVMHLGILSPLRSWSYFRFHPTVDIYCNQGGFGIDGNLSSLIGASLIHPEKLYFGVVGDLSFFYDINSLGNRHIGNNLRVLLINNSLGAEFLLFKQTNIITCVNDIESYISAENHFGNQSSVLVRHYAEDLGFEYLSASSKEEFDKVYPRFVTPELAEKSMIFEVFTHVKDENDALKRMWNIEIDKSLKGTAKKVVKFLFGHEGMNNTIKFILKK
- a CDS encoding SDR family NAD(P)-dependent oxidoreductase is translated as MELKKYIKRVGRYLLTGLPVQHVTANIVTLLPNKLLCGRTALITGGTSGIGYTIAEAFLRSGASVCITGRDEARLVASIHKLKNQCSIGMDNEIHFLLLDNRDVQSFSERLKEAEHICGKIDILVNNAGLLGGDISTATEEEYDAVLDTNLKGTFFLSQMVARNMKQNKIKGNILNIASSSSFRPAASAYTLSKWGLRGLTLGLAKSFAPYGIVVNGIAPGPTVTPMILKDVSSNLLFEGNPLGRYALPEEIANMAVFLVSDMGRTVVGDIVCMTGGAGLITFDDVNYNF